CAATGCTCCATCAGTCTTCGTTCTTCCGCCAGGACCAGGAGAAGGTGCTCGGCCGCTGTTCGACCCGTCGCTACTCTGAGAACTGGATGTTGGAAGGTACttcctcttgagctttttcagccTCCCATCTGTCTTGTTTCTTCCATCAGCGGATGGTGTCTGGCTACTGTCCGACAGTTGGCGGCTCTGAGAAGCTAAAGTCAATGGTGGACTGCCATCCCTATTGACTGGTTTGCCATCTCTGGCATTCTGTGAAGATCTCTCTTTAATAGGCAATCCTGTAAGTTAGCACCAGCTATTCAGGACCCTTCACTAAATGATGATCTGAATGAAATCTTGTACTGATTTGGCAAGCTTTAGGATGAACAAAACAATGGCttaagaggaggaaaagaagtagatcttttgatcaaattaatttacTTGCAATTAGCAGTTTAAATGCattgaaattacaaaatcatACATATAGGGATTCTGACGACATAGGACCTTAAACTACACAATCACTGGACTTTCTTGATCAGACAGGCAAATTTCACCGCAAAGACTAGAACTTAGGCAATACTGATGTCAGTTAAGCTGGTCAATGATATTAATTACCGATTAGGCTACATTCTTAGCTATAACTAATCAATTACATATGtttacatgaactaaaaagcatgttttcctttctCATACGATGCAGACATAAAATGTGCAGGCCTTGAAGGTGATTGTCACCAGAAAAACGAGCAACATGAATAATCAGGTGAGATAGAACCAGCAGTACCTCCTCTCTATTGAAAACCAGATGCAAGGAGGCCAAAGAAGATACCTGAAATTGCTGCTTGGACAACAACGTCATCTGGCTTTGAAGAATCAGTGACATTAAGGTTGCAACCAGCATCACTATGCTCTACATGCTCTCCACTTTCAACTTCTGAGTCCAGCATGGCGACCAGATAATCAAAGATTTCATCTGACAACATGGTCATGCAGCTTGAATTATCCGACTGGGAAGATGGAGATTGTGGAATGCCAAGGTCCAGCAATTCTAAGTAGTCACCAGGATTGATATGACCCAGCTCAGGCAGACTTTCAATGGGATGGCTAAGAAAGAAACTGGATGCACGTCGCATTACATTGCAGGAAGTGGTGTTAACCTACAACAGATAAAAGTGTTGATGAGCCAGGAGATTGCAACATTCGGGAGGCAACAGCAGTGACTAGCGTCCATGTAACCAGGCACGAGGATGCAGATTATTACAAGAAGCAAGAAATCCTTATTTTAGAGTCCAGACATCCAATCACGAGAAAGTTATGGAAAAGATCATTTACAAGCATATTTCAATGGTGAAGACCATTCTTTTTACTATAATATGAGCCATCCGATCCAAGGCACATAATGGTAGTTATTGATAATCTCAACCAAAACTTTCACGAGATCAATTTGCAATTGAAACGTGACTATCATTATCTCAGAACTTTTCTGTTCTCAGCAAGTTTACATTTTCGGATCAATCGAACTAATTTTCAGTTAGTGAACATAATGCGCTTATTTGGATGCTTCGGCATCTTGAAAATTCACAACCGTTAAGTCATCCTGAGtagtaaatttatatattttccagTGTTAACTAGGCATTGCTAATCAATCTAATTTTATTCAAGAATTTAGGAAGAACCGAGCAACCACAAACAAGTCCATAAGGCACACCTGCATCTGGTTTGTTACACATTGCTCGGTAGGTATGTTGAAATTATCTGGAGACAGAGAGTAAAGGTAGTTTTCTCTACGGAACTCAGTACCCGCAGCATTTTGCAGCATTTCACTGTTAGATAGTGGCAAGCTGCCACTGCGGAAGACTTTGCAGAGCGATTTAGCATCCTGCACAAAATCCAACCCAAACTGTTTGTTGACTGGCAGTATGACTGGGGAAAGGGGAGGGGGTTGGGGAATGCATCAGTGAATTAGTGTAGACAACGTGGAATTCGGGTAATACCCTTGCCGAAAGAGCTGCTCCTGACACCTTCGAAGTCATATAGTACTCCAGCATCAACCAATTAGTTTTTTCAACTTTCGGGCCTCGTCCTTCGTAGAATTCATGAGTTTCTTCCCAACCATTAATGAAAGCATCACCAAATATCTCACGGGGTTCTCCTCTAGGCATCCAGAATCCACCTTCTGCCCCCCTGTTCTCCATTGAGTTCGTGAAGTACCACGTATTTTCTGCTAAGATCAATTATGGCAAGTAATGTTAGTCAACATGTGCAATATTTTGGCAGCACACTGGCAGATAAAGAGGAGTTTGAGGAGCAGATCACCTGGCAAAGTTTCAGGTAGACAGTTGAAAGGGTTCACATCTGTTATCACATTTGCCGGAAAAAAGTCTGCACGAGCCATGCAAAACATGAACTTGAAGAGCTCCTCATTTGAACTGATATATTTTATATCGAACAGAGGGGCAACAGCTGGAGGACACATCTCGAGCAATATCGGAGAAAGGCGAAACTTTTCAGCGAGCAAACTTCGTCCTGAACTGAGCACAAATGGAAAGTCAATGATGGTAACAAAATACGGTCATCGGAACCATGGACGAGAGGCCAGAGACTAATCTATTAGCCTGCAGAAATGTTATTCTACTTCGAGTCCTCAGAATAATTGCGAAGAACTAAGGAGAAAAAACAATGCAGCGGACACCCAAAAGGGGTAGATATACAACCCTTTTCTTAGATAATTCTCTCAGACCAGACCCAACACAACCCAAGTCTTCATTTCTAGCACCCTCTTGAACAAGAATTTCAGAGCATCAGATGTAGTTGTCTCAGCTGGCACCCTAGAGAGATCGGactaaaaatcatttataaGGCAATTGGATGCCATCAACAAATTATCAATATATTCTTTAGCTTGGAAGATACGTCAATCAATGCGCAAACTAATGTGAATATCAACGACGAGCTGCAATATCTACAGATTCAGGCAGAGTGATACAGAGACGTGATGCTGAGCTATTGAACAAAAACAGCAGGTATCAGCTCCATTCGAGCCCGGACGAAAGAAGGACGAACTAACTAGTTGAATTAGATCAACTGCCATGGCCATTAAGCACGGGAGCTTCTTTTGATGCTGAACTCGGAAACTATCCGTCCTATAATGATAGACTAGAGACAACAGCAGAAAGGCGAACCCATTGAACTAAAGTCGAAATGAAAGCTACGAAATAGCGCTAAGGGAATTGAATCAGGCCGAATTCCTAACCTGGAGGAGATGATGacgacaaagaagaagaagaacgaacCAGCCACGACTCAAAATTCCTTAGCCTTTACTCAACAGAGGAGAACGAGCGGCTTGAACGGGTATTTATAGGCCGCTACTCGAGTGAAGACAGTAAACTCAACCATggtcttctcttttccttttttctactCCAGAACTCAACCATGGTTAATTACGCTATAGGGGGAAACAAATTGAGCTGACGTGTCATCGTAGATGAGTAACCACGCCGACCGGCACCCGGAACGAGGTCGTTTATTTGATTTCTCGCCGAAAGAAGAAATGACCGGCCCTAGATAAAAAGCCACTATAAACGGAAGAGTTAATTATGGATACTTTCATCCATTAAGAGAAATATGATACATTTTTTTGAGTCTTCCAAATATGCCTAGATAGTTttatttggaaatatttttattgcgCGGTGGCAAATGGCGTTTGTTCATATACAGGTCATGTAACTCTTTAGATAGAATCATTCAATCATCTTATCATGTGATATAAATTTCAGGAATGTGAATTTTAGTTGGTTGctgaattttaatgaaatttgcaATTTAAGTTATAAACTTTGATTATACATTTTAAATAGATCAAGTGAGCATTTTAATTggaatttgataagtttttggACGAACCAAGAGATAAATGAAAAGGTCAATAGATCGAGTGAGCATATTTTAAATACTTGATAATACATCTCACTAGACCTATttgtttgaatgaaaaaaaacaaaacaaaaagtattttcttctttctcaccAAAATGTAGAAAgtacaaagaagagaaaaaaaaaaagtcatatgtGAACCTTAGCATCAATATTTAGATACtgtgaaaattcaaaagtttacaATTTAAGAAAAGTCGAGGTGTGCAAATtgtgaaatttaaattaagtaaaaGTTAAAACTCAATCCATACAGGTTAAATAGTCTTGGATGAAATGTTTATTTGTTTGCGTCtcgccaaaatttaaaatttaatccaaaattcagaaaacgaataaaaaaaattcgcattgaaattaaaatgtCGGCATTTATAAATTGGGAAAGTTTGGAGCATTTTTAATAAAAGGTAAAAGTGTATTAACCACATGATTGGTCAAGTCTCGGCAAGCGTCCCTGACAAGTCGTTCGCTCGTGCACCTCCTCGTCGAGCAATCGCAGTCGCAGCGGTGACTAATCAGTGGGGCCAACGGTCGATCGGCAACTTGCTGGAGTGGGATGGCGATGGTCAAAGACATCATCGTAGTCCGTCCAGTAAGAGCTGGACATGTGGAAAAGTATAAAAGGTTGACCCTGTCATGGTGACCCCCAACTGCTTGGTCGGTTGTTTCTCCGAAATTTCAGTGGCTATACAGCCGGGGAAAAagtcgaacttttttttttcctttgccaaTTTAGGAGGGCGAAAATGGTTGGAGATGACTGGTGTGAATTCTAATAGAAAACGGACGAAATTCGCTGGCTTTGGTGATAAGGTAGCGTTCATGATATCATGTCGATGTTCTATCTTAGTCAAAAGGCAcattaagaatatatatattaaattggattaatgtAACACAATTGAGAGAAGTGATAGTGAGAtacatttagttaaattagttTGACCAACACATTTTGACTATTTGTCCCATAGTGAATTGATAACGCGTATTGTCTGATGGCTCATTCGAGAAAGTTTAATCGATGAGAATTTCTTAATTTAGTAACATTGTTATTTTCACTTGTAGAATAAACTTATCAACTTTTACCATGTTAAGTTACTGGTCTTGTGTTTATCTACCACCGCTAcctccaaaatttgtgaaatcgGACATTTAGTCTTTGAAttggtgcattttttttttccgaatcaAGTAATTTGGACTTTTGGTTCATTTAATCAGGTCCTTGAACTCGTAAAGAGTTTTGGCATTGAAATATCTAGTGCAGTGTTCGTGTCAAGAAATATATCACTATACGGttcattttgttcaatttgcTTTATTGAAGTAGGTATTACATGTAGGCAATGCCTTCTTTG
The window above is part of the Eucalyptus grandis isolate ANBG69807.140 chromosome 6, ASM1654582v1, whole genome shotgun sequence genome. Proteins encoded here:
- the LOC104448728 gene encoding NAC domain-containing protein 74 — translated: MCPPAVAPLFDIKYISSNEELFKFMFCMARADFFPANVITDVNPFNCLPETLPENTWYFTNSMENRGAEGGFWMPRGEPREIFGDAFINGWEETHEFYEGRGPKVEKTNWLMLEYYMTSKVSGAALSARDAKSLCKVFRSGSLPLSNSEMLQNAAGTEFRRENYLYSLSPDNFNIPTEQCVTNQMQVNTTSCNVMRRASSFFLSHPIESLPELGHINPGDYLELLDLGIPQSPSSQSDNSSCMTMLSDEIFDYLVAMLDSEVESGEHVEHSDAGCNLNVTDSSKPDDVVVQAAISGLPIKERSSQNARDGKPVNRDGSPPLTLASQSRQLSDSSQTPSADGRNKTDGRLKKLKRKYLPTSSSQSSDGSNSGRAPSPGPGGRTKTDGALKKLQKKYLCFMPF